A window from Kovacikia minuta CCNUW1 encodes these proteins:
- a CDS encoding LuxR C-terminal-related transcriptional regulator yields the protein MTSSLKLLLEAIDRTPDEQDLRSQIVPQIGAYFAAKRGGIFFFDQLFLNDPRLQKTLSVALSLEHNPVAKYLVERHTPVHEALVTSPKTWRMICPRPDHWHVMAGPIIDRNQLVGAVGCTRDRSMPAFDTPNLVDLSAVCLHLSVWAVTVRGQGVSPGVTDPANITRSQSQPTKTDFPWNGKVDRLTPRELQIAELVALGRTNKEIGNQLWITENSVKQALKRMFRKLEVSSRAEMVAQLAATAQSLKDGVTSIGNEASM from the coding sequence ATGACAAGCTCGCTCAAACTTTTGTTGGAAGCCATCGACCGAACCCCTGATGAACAGGATTTGCGATCTCAGATCGTGCCCCAAATTGGCGCGTATTTTGCCGCCAAACGAGGGGGAATTTTTTTCTTTGATCAACTGTTCCTGAATGATCCCAGGCTTCAGAAAACGCTGAGTGTTGCCCTGTCCCTTGAACATAATCCCGTAGCAAAGTATCTAGTTGAGCGCCACACGCCTGTACACGAAGCCCTGGTAACTTCACCCAAAACCTGGAGAATGATCTGTCCCCGTCCCGATCACTGGCATGTGATGGCGGGGCCGATTATCGATCGCAATCAATTAGTGGGGGCGGTAGGGTGTACCCGCGATAGATCAATGCCTGCCTTTGATACCCCAAATTTAGTGGATTTAAGTGCCGTCTGCCTGCACCTGTCGGTTTGGGCTGTAACCGTGCGTGGGCAAGGTGTTTCCCCTGGTGTGACCGATCCAGCCAACATTACAAGATCCCAGTCCCAACCCACGAAAACTGATTTTCCGTGGAACGGCAAAGTCGATCGCTTAACACCACGGGAGTTGCAAATTGCAGAGTTGGTTGCCCTCGGACGAACTAACAAAGAAATTGGAAATCAACTTTGGATTACTGAAAACTCTGTGAAGCAAGCCTTAAAGCGAATGTTTCGTAAGCTTGAGGTTTCCTCCCGTGCAGAAATGGTTGCCCAACTTGCAGCAACGGCACAAAGCTTAAAGGATGGGGTCACGAGCATAGGGAACGAAGCTTCGATGTAG
- a CDS encoding MAPEG family protein has product MAQTAIFSPFFASMFLTLVVWIYMYIRRIRFLITRKIRPQELTPSELMRISPPNVSNPSDNLKNLFEIPVLFYALVLYLFVTNQVDSIYISAAWIFFVFRALHSLVHCTVNIILLRFYLYLISTIAVWFMALRAAVIHFGL; this is encoded by the coding sequence ATGGCGCAAACCGCAATCTTCAGTCCCTTCTTTGCAAGCATGTTTCTGACCCTGGTGGTTTGGATTTATATGTACATCCGCCGGATCAGATTCCTGATTACGAGAAAGATTCGTCCACAGGAGCTAACTCCCAGCGAACTGATGCGAATCTCACCTCCCAACGTTTCCAATCCATCCGATAACCTGAAGAATTTGTTTGAGATTCCAGTACTTTTTTATGCATTGGTACTCTATCTTTTTGTCACAAACCAGGTTGATTCAATCTACATATCTGCCGCCTGGATATTTTTTGTGTTTCGGGCATTGCATAGCCTGGTGCATTGCACCGTGAATATCATCTTGCTTCGGTTTTATCTCTATCTGATTTCGACGATCGCCGTTTGGTTCATGGCACTCCGGGCAGCCGTGATTCATTTTGGCTTGTAA
- a CDS encoding DUF6220 domain-containing protein, whose protein sequence is MTTDLEIDRTPTSRNWVKVGFYLISVVFNLCLIAQLLTVGVAYFVNPGWWATHIWLVRGYSGLSLILLGWVFITPFSPKIQRLTASLPVLLGLQFCSIHLKSPLHLEIFHPLIGFALVYISSTLVHSVGRSYSPSP, encoded by the coding sequence ATGACTACAGATTTAGAAATCGATCGCACCCCCACCTCCCGAAATTGGGTAAAAGTCGGCTTTTATTTAATTTCCGTCGTCTTTAACCTCTGCCTCATTGCTCAACTACTAACGGTTGGCGTTGCTTATTTCGTTAATCCTGGATGGTGGGCTACTCATATTTGGCTGGTACGCGGATATAGTGGGCTGTCCTTAATCCTGCTGGGATGGGTCTTCATCACCCCATTCTCGCCTAAAATCCAGCGTCTTACAGCCAGTCTACCCGTGCTGCTTGGACTCCAGTTTTGCAGCATTCATCTCAAAAGTCCTTTACATCTAGAAATATTTCATCCGCTTATAGGATTTGCATTGGTCTACATTTCTTCGACCCTTGTCCACTCCGTAGGGCGCAGTTATTCCCCATCCCCCTGA
- a CDS encoding allophanate hydrolase-related protein, which translates to MTSTATETTVYLAVNGTLMRGLELNANMELVGANFVREAFTEPAYRLWSINDRHPAMMRVPQGGAAIAVEIWAVPAHRMGFLLLLEPPGLCIGKVRLGDGEEVLGVLGEAFLCEGKKEITQWGGWRAYIADLANQRQTERERV; encoded by the coding sequence ATGACTTCAACTGCAACGGAAACAACTGTCTACCTGGCTGTCAATGGGACGTTGATGCGAGGGCTGGAGTTGAATGCCAATATGGAACTGGTGGGAGCCAATTTTGTCCGGGAGGCCTTTACTGAACCGGCTTACCGGCTCTGGTCAATCAACGATCGCCATCCTGCTATGATGCGGGTTCCCCAGGGTGGAGCCGCCATTGCGGTCGAAATCTGGGCGGTGCCTGCTCACAGAATGGGGTTTCTGTTGTTGCTGGAACCACCCGGTCTTTGCATTGGTAAGGTTCGCCTTGGCGATGGGGAGGAAGTGCTGGGGGTACTGGGGGAAGCCTTTTTATGTGAGGGCAAAAAAGAGATTACGCAATGGGGCGGATGGCGGGCCTATATTGCCGATTTGGCAAACCAGAGACAGACGGAAAGGGAGCGAGTATGA
- a CDS encoding SemiSWEET transporter, producing the protein MEIDVITTLGLVAGALTTIAYLPQMIKTWRSKSAEDLSWTMLITLCVGIILWLVYGAIVHDIPLIAANVVTFAFASVILFLKIRYKPDERE; encoded by the coding sequence ATGGAAATCGATGTGATTACAACCTTGGGACTGGTCGCAGGCGCTCTGACCACCATTGCCTATCTGCCCCAAATGATTAAAACCTGGCGATCGAAATCCGCCGAAGACCTTTCCTGGACAATGTTAATTACGCTCTGTGTAGGCATTATTCTCTGGTTGGTATATGGGGCGATCGTCCATGACATTCCCCTGATTGCTGCCAACGTTGTTACCTTTGCTTTTGCCTCAGTCATCCTGTTTTTGAAAATTCGCTATAAACCAGATGAGAGGGAGTAG
- a CDS encoding cation:proton antiporter, translated as MLNGDAEPLTVASGLTIRLGIGAGIGISGGLLLGFVLKQAQFLSEDLKALVVLAGLWGMYGLAQMIQSESGLMATVAAGIVLRASSVPEERLLRRFKGQLTILAVSVLFILLAADLSIAGVLALGWGGLLTVLTLMLVVRPINVWICTWNSDLNWRQKLFMSWISPRGIVSASVASLFAILLTQRGINGGDSIKALVFLTIILTVVLQSLTAQSMANFLQVTSQEATGAVIVGCNSLSLLIARFFTDRDEPVTLIDTAPEARKLAEEENVRIFINSALDAEVLEEAGLGRMGTFLAMTNNGEVNLVIAQQAAEEFRPPRVLAVFPRDPQAEANTSKLKIRQAFVPQLSVKDWSQYITSGAVKLGETILQEDEFEARQAHLKGLIEEGTLAILLVERERVLQVIPADEPWQVGDRLIYLMHDPTPKLLKLLSGSSQTSLKPEKLPEVEKVPVPQTTPEMAVEVLEEK; from the coding sequence CTGTTAAACGGAGATGCAGAACCGCTGACGGTTGCCAGTGGCTTGACAATTCGCCTGGGCATTGGAGCGGGCATTGGGATTAGCGGAGGCTTACTGCTGGGATTTGTCCTCAAGCAAGCCCAATTTCTGTCTGAAGATCTGAAAGCACTGGTTGTGTTGGCGGGCTTGTGGGGGATGTATGGATTGGCGCAGATGATTCAGAGTGAATCTGGACTGATGGCAACCGTTGCCGCTGGAATTGTTCTGCGCGCTTCATCGGTGCCAGAGGAGCGGCTGCTGAGGCGGTTCAAAGGGCAACTGACAATTTTGGCGGTGTCGGTTCTGTTTATTCTGCTAGCAGCGGATTTGTCGATCGCTGGGGTGCTTGCCTTGGGTTGGGGAGGGCTGCTGACCGTTTTGACCCTCATGCTGGTAGTTCGCCCCATTAATGTTTGGATTTGTACCTGGAACAGTGATTTGAACTGGCGACAGAAATTGTTTATGTCCTGGATTTCCCCCAGGGGAATCGTTTCTGCCTCGGTGGCTTCTCTCTTTGCGATTCTGCTGACCCAACGGGGCATCAATGGGGGCGATTCTATCAAAGCCCTGGTATTTCTGACCATCATTCTGACGGTAGTTTTACAGTCTCTAACGGCTCAGAGTATGGCAAATTTTCTCCAGGTCACATCTCAGGAAGCGACTGGAGCGGTGATTGTCGGCTGTAATTCCCTAAGTCTGCTAATTGCCCGTTTCTTTACCGATCGCGATGAGCCAGTGACGTTAATTGACACGGCACCCGAAGCTCGAAAATTAGCGGAAGAAGAGAATGTCCGAATTTTTATCAACAGTGCCCTGGATGCAGAAGTTTTGGAAGAAGCGGGGCTGGGCAGAATGGGGACCTTCCTGGCAATGACGAACAATGGTGAGGTGAATCTGGTTATTGCCCAACAAGCTGCGGAAGAGTTTCGCCCTCCCAGGGTGCTGGCTGTTTTTCCCCGCGATCCCCAGGCAGAGGCAAACACAAGCAAGCTGAAGATTCGTCAGGCGTTTGTTCCCCAGTTATCGGTCAAGGACTGGAGCCAGTACATTACCAGTGGAGCTGTGAAATTGGGCGAAACAATTTTGCAAGAGGATGAATTTGAAGCCCGTCAGGCACACCTGAAAGGGTTGATTGAAGAGGGCACGTTAGCCATTTTGTTAGTTGAGCGGGAAAGGGTTTTGCAGGTCATTCCAGCAGATGAACCCTGGCAGGTGGGCGATCGCCTGATTTACCTGATGCACGACCCCACGCCTAAACTGTTGAAGCTTCTTTCTGGTTCTAGTCAAACCAGTCTCAAACCCGAAAAACTGCCTGAGGTAGAAAAAGTCCCTGTCCCACAAACGACTCCAGAAATGGCTGTAGAGGTTTTGGAGGAGAAATAA
- a CDS encoding DUF4089 domain-containing protein has product MTQQPIDPTAYIDQAVAVLGLPLQPEHKPGVVENFVRIMAIAQLVNEFPLPEETEAGPIFEP; this is encoded by the coding sequence ATGACACAACAGCCGATTGATCCGACAGCGTATATTGACCAGGCAGTCGCGGTCTTAGGTCTGCCCTTGCAGCCAGAGCACAAACCCGGGGTGGTTGAGAATTTTGTCCGAATTATGGCGATCGCCCAACTGGTGAATGAATTCCCGCTGCCCGAAGAAACCGAAGCCGGACCTATCTTTGAACCCTAA
- a CDS encoding cation:proton antiporter domain-containing protein yields MDAPLDMTLQMILTVIAGIGAQVLAEFLKLPGIVFLLLFGILLGPSVTGLLQPDRLGIGLDVIVSLLVAVILFEGGFNLELRDLGRVSGSLRNLVTLGTLITLLGGGMAAHWLTEFPWAIAFLYASLVVVTGPTVINPLLKQVKVDRQIATLLEGEGVLIGSRWGNPGGCRPQHSVKRRCRTADGCQWLDNSPGHWSGHWD; encoded by the coding sequence ATGGACGCTCCCCTAGACATGACCCTGCAAATGATTTTGACGGTGATTGCAGGGATCGGCGCGCAGGTGCTGGCGGAGTTTCTTAAGCTTCCTGGCATTGTCTTTTTGCTCCTATTTGGGATTCTCCTGGGGCCGAGCGTGACTGGACTGTTGCAGCCCGATCGCCTGGGAATTGGGCTGGATGTAATTGTTTCGCTACTGGTCGCAGTGATTTTGTTTGAGGGGGGCTTCAATCTAGAATTGCGGGATTTGGGGAGAGTGTCTGGCAGCCTCAGAAATTTGGTCACCCTGGGGACGCTGATTACCCTGCTAGGTGGCGGTATGGCAGCGCACTGGTTGACCGAGTTTCCCTGGGCGATCGCTTTCCTCTACGCTTCCCTGGTGGTGGTTACGGGACCAACCGTGATCAACCCCCTGCTAAAACAGGTCAAGGTCGATCGCCAGATTGCAACGTTGCTAGAAGGTGAAGGGGTTCTGATCGGATCCCGTTGGGGCAATCCTGGCGGTTGTCGTCCTCAACATTCTGTTAAACGGAGATGCAGAACCGCTGACGGTTGCCAGTGGCTTGACAATTCGCCTGGGCATTGGAGCGGGCATTGGGATTAG
- a CDS encoding AtzE family amidohydrolase has translation MTQPYPDATSIAASVRGQEVSAKAVVAAALARIVDRNETLNCFTSILAEQALADAEAIDGAIAAGKAPGSLAGVPFGVKDLFDVAGIPTLAGSKINANRPPASQDATLVKRLKQAGAVLVGAQNMDEYAYGFVTENSHYGPSRNPHDLSRMTGGSSGGSVAAVAAGLVPVSLGSDTNGSIRVPSSLCGIFGLKPTYRRLSRARTYPFVDSLDHLGPFARSVRDIALVFDLLQGPDPDDPICTDRLPDLCLPELGKGIEGLRIAIADGYFTQGAEPEVLEALEKVASALGATQSVTIPEAQRARAAAFVITASEGSNLHLEDLRQRPQDFDPATRDRFLAGALIPAAWYIQAQRFRRWYRNQVRELFQQVDIILAPATPCPAPLIGQTTLRLDGVEVPLRPNLGLYTQPLSLIGLPIISVPVQRPGSLPIGIQVIAAPYHEALVLRVAAYVEAKGVVSAPVPTAIDDR, from the coding sequence ATGACCCAGCCCTATCCAGATGCGACCAGTATTGCTGCCAGTGTTCGGGGGCAGGAAGTTTCAGCCAAAGCGGTTGTGGCTGCTGCCCTGGCGCGGATTGTTGATCGAAATGAAACGTTGAATTGCTTTACCAGCATCCTGGCTGAACAAGCGCTTGCCGACGCAGAGGCAATCGACGGGGCGATCGCCGCCGGAAAAGCTCCCGGTTCCCTGGCAGGAGTTCCCTTTGGAGTTAAGGACCTGTTTGATGTAGCAGGCATTCCCACCCTGGCAGGCTCTAAAATTAATGCCAATCGTCCTCCCGCTAGCCAGGATGCCACGCTGGTAAAACGGCTCAAACAAGCAGGGGCAGTGCTGGTAGGTGCCCAGAATATGGATGAGTACGCCTACGGGTTTGTGACGGAAAACAGCCACTACGGTCCTTCCCGCAATCCCCACGACCTGAGCCGGATGACCGGGGGGTCTTCTGGTGGTTCGGTAGCCGCGGTGGCAGCAGGGCTGGTGCCAGTTTCCCTTGGTTCCGATACCAATGGTTCAATTCGGGTGCCCTCCTCACTCTGTGGCATTTTTGGGCTGAAACCCACCTATCGGCGGTTGTCCCGCGCCAGAACCTATCCCTTTGTCGATAGTCTGGATCATCTGGGACCGTTTGCCCGATCGGTACGAGATATTGCGTTGGTGTTTGACCTTTTGCAGGGACCAGACCCGGACGACCCCATTTGTACGGATCGTCTGCCCGATCTCTGTTTGCCAGAACTGGGAAAAGGCATCGAAGGTCTGCGAATTGCGATCGCCGATGGATACTTTACCCAGGGGGCTGAACCAGAAGTCTTGGAAGCCCTGGAAAAAGTTGCCAGCGCTCTGGGGGCAACGCAATCCGTCACGATTCCTGAAGCCCAGCGTGCCCGTGCCGCCGCTTTTGTGATTACCGCATCGGAAGGCAGCAATTTGCATCTGGAAGATTTGCGTCAGCGCCCGCAGGACTTTGACCCGGCAACCCGCGATCGTTTCCTGGCAGGAGCACTGATTCCAGCCGCCTGGTACATTCAAGCCCAACGGTTCCGCCGCTGGTACCGCAATCAGGTGCGTGAATTGTTTCAACAGGTTGATATCATCCTGGCTCCCGCCACCCCCTGCCCCGCCCCCCTAATTGGTCAAACAACTTTACGCCTGGACGGTGTAGAGGTTCCGCTAAGGCCCAATTTAGGACTCTACACCCAGCCTCTTTCCTTGATTGGCCTCCCTATCATCTCAGTCCCCGTCCAGCGCCCCGGATCGCTACCCATTGGCATCCAGGTGATTGCTGCTCCCTACCATGAAGCCCTGGTATTGCGAGTCGCCGCCTATGTGGAAGCCAAAGGAGTGGTGTCGGCTCCGGTTCCTACAGCAATAGATGATAGATGA